A stretch of DNA from Triticum dicoccoides isolate Atlit2015 ecotype Zavitan chromosome 2A, WEW_v2.0, whole genome shotgun sequence:
AAATAATAGCTATAGCACCCTAGCAGTAGTGCGGGTGCCCCCGCTACTGGTATGTAAAAAACCAACGCCACTAGTAAGGTTTTCTCGTAGTGAAGTGGCACCAATGAGGACGATAGAGTAAGTGGTATttcatccatgttcatcatgcttgttgttGGTGTTTgaagtgctaacttgttttgttttcatgtagtacaacattgcacaaaacttgttcaaaggagaggagaagaggaccaaaaaggggaagatcaagaaaggaaggccaTTTACCTTGCCTTATTGCTATGATGTGTTGAAGGATGATGATTTGGATGATTTGGATTTGAGCAACAAACACAAGCGAACAATTGAgttggatgatgatgaggaggatgaggatgcatcaagtgatgacggcaagagaagccccacacccaactcggtttcacactcgaagccaaaacgaccggatgggtgcaagaaagacgcaaaagaaaaaaataagaggaaaggagatgatgagctcaaaaatgctatggaagctattgtgaaggcaagaaaagaagccaacaaggtgaggaaaatggcaaggaaccaagatgccgcggccaaggagaggaaggtggctttggaggagaggaaggtggctttggaggagaggaaggtgagcaatgaggagcgaactagattgttggaatgggaaaaacacttgttcttcttggacacatatATCCTCAATGAGGCGTAAAAGAAGCATGTCAATCTTGTccgtgaagaagtcttgatccacAAAAAAGCCATGATTCGCGTAATGGGTGGTGGTGGCCTTGGCGCCATGgaaggcatgggtggctttggagctatCATGGGCGGCTTAGGtgccatgggtggctttggagctaccatgaagaccatgggaggcatgggtggctttggagcaccccccGGCGCCATGgtcgccatgggaggcatgagttttgcgtctcttatgggaggcatgggtgcatctCCGGCCACCATGGACGGAatgtcttccggtgtgcctcacacaccttcccatgaagatgccgttgaagatcttgccaataTCGTCCGAGCCTCACGTGATGCGGTGCGcgacaatgatgatgatgaggaagaatCATTTTCGGAGGAGGAAGAATCGTCTTCGAAAGATGAGGACGAGGCTTGATGTGTCTTTCGTTTATGTCATGgatttggttggatgaacttgtgggcatgaatttttattcatcaacttgtttgtgtgaaattatatgccatgttcattgcattttgaatgtttgaaattcattttgtGTCCAAAATGCAACATATGGCATGCGCCGGCGAGtcacgcgcgctgcattttagcgcggccggTCGCGCCAAACCAGTCGATGAACGCGCGGCAAAATAGTTTTTTGCGCGCGGCGTGTTGAgcggttgttggagatgctcttagtagaGTTAGCTTCGGAGGTTGTTGTGGCAGTGGCCGCACCTGCGTGTGTATGTTCTCTGCATATATGTACATACTTGACTGATAAATAGACATGAGTTCAGTCTCTCTGGTGTTACTCTACCTTGCATTGCATGGTATCACATACCTTGTTCTTCTTCCTCGCTTCCGCTTCCGCACTCATTCCTAACATCTGAACATAAAAATTGGTCAGATCCCATATTCTCGTTGTATGCAAAATTACTGCACACCGGTCAAAACGAGGGTGAATTGCCCTGGACAAATTATAGCATGGGGATGATGAAAAGCACGCGTATATCTTCTGTTCTACTAAGCCAATTGATTTTGCAGATTTTTGCGTGGCAAACGCCAATATAGATCGCTCAAGTTGGCCCTATCCACTTGCATGCGTGAACCTTCTAAATATGCGGCCAAGTTTGTCGATACCATGTACGTAGCAGACCGCGATAGGCCTTACCCGCTCGACCGGCTAGCTGTATTTGGTTGGAAAGGTTTATGGATGGATAGATGCCGTGTACGTCGTTCGAGAGGCTAACGCTGGACCAAGCGGACCTAGATTTTGGATGCTCTCTCCCTAGTGGGGGACAGGGAGCGAGGGAGCGATTTGCAGGTGCACCTGAGCTGAATCTTTGACTATAAATATGCATGCGGTGCACTGCTCTCTTGCACAAGCCACACTAGGGAGCTAGCTAACCATGGCCGCCTCTGCCTCTTGCATTTCTCTGGTGGTGctcgtggccctggccacggcggcgtcgGCGCAGCTGTCCCCGACGTTCTACGATTCGTCGTGCCCCGGGGCGCTGGCCGCCATCAAGAGCGCCGTGACGGCCGCCGTGAGCAGCGACCCCCGCATGGGCGCGTCGCTGCTCCGGCTGCACTTCCACGACTGCTTTGTCCAGGCAAGTTCCGCATAACTGGAACTTCGCTAACTAATTTGCTTGATCGAGGAACAGCTGGGATTGACCAATTATTTGCTGTGCGTGTTTTGCTGGCTGCAGGGCTGCGACGCCTCTGTTCTGCTGTCCGGCAACGAGCAGAACGCGGGTCCAAACGCGGGGTCGCTGAGGGGCTTCGGTGTCATCGACGGCATCAAGGCCCAGGTCGAGGCCGTGTGCAAGCAAACCGTCTCCTGCGCTGAcatcctcgccgtcgccgcccgcgacTCGGTCGTCGCCGTAAGATCATCATCTTACAAGCACTTACATGCATGATCACTTGGATGGTCGCCGTAGGATCATCCTCTTGCACCATCGTTAAGACGTTaactgttggttttgaatcattcgCGTGCGTGCAGCTCGGAGGTTCGTCATGGACAGTTCCTCTGGGGAGAAGGGACTCCACAGGTGCAAACGCGGGGCTGGCAAACAGCGACATCCCAGGCCCGGGCTCCAGCCGGGCGCAGCTCGAGGCCGCGTTCCTCAAGAAGGGCCTGGACACGGTCGACATGGTGGCCCTCTCCGGCGCACACACCATCGGGCGGGCGCAGTGCAGCTCCTTCCGCTCTCGGATCTACGGCGGCGACACCAACATCAACGCCGCCTACGCGGCGTCGCTCCGGGCCAACTGCCCCCAGTCCGGCGGCAACGGCAACCTGGCGCCGCTGGACGCGACGACGCCCAACACCTTCGACAACGCATACTACACGGACCTCCTGTCCCAGAAGGGGCTCATGCACTCGGACCAGGTGCTGTTCAACGGCGACACTACCGACAACACGGTCCGGAACTTCGCGTCCAACCCGGCGGCGTTCAGCAGCGCCTTCACGACGGCCATGATCAAGATGGGCAACATCGCGCCGCTCACCGGGGCGCAGGGCCAGATCAGGTTCAGCTGCTCCAAGGTGAACTCCTGATTGACGTACACGTCGATCGGCAGCTCGCCAGCACGACACACGTCAATGAATAAGTCCCCAGAAGCAGTAGTCAAGACCAATTATAGCACTTAGCAACCAGGTCATGGCCTACTCGGTGCATGCTGTGGTGCTTGAAGACCTCAAGTTTGAAATGCGCGCCAGGTTTTCGAAGCCTGAGGTTCAGGCATGCAGGAGAGATGCAAACAGCGCCGCCCATGCACTGGCTAAACTAGCGACTAGGCCTGCAACCTAATGGTGCCCATGCTttagactagccatagtgggagtaacttcagcaataATTTCgaatccaactcagcaaatttgcttatgtggcaatgagttaatgaggagagaggtacttgtagtaacttagctagttactgtaacatcacatgtcccaatgcaatatgagtctgtaacttaataaatgaatctttgcatgttatcacccttatgttactacccactatgaagatagtaacatagtctagggatatgtgtatgttactaatgtatgttactatccattgtggctagtcttaatgTAATGTGGGAGTATGCCTatggtggtgtttggttctctagtcctaggactttttctagtcccaactaaaaagtctccCTAGTTCCttgctagaggttattaaatgaccatgttgcccctagtctactacccctataaaagaAGGAGAGAGCGGAGAACCAAACAATCAGACCCATCCATCAACAAGATCTAATGGTCCTAAATCCTTCCGAGTTTAACGCAAAAAACCACGCATTAAGGCACATCGATCGCTAACTCTGCCGCGCCGTTCGAAAAAAAACCCGCACACCCACACGACCTCTCGCCCACGTAGCCTCCCGCACACCCGCATCGATCGCTAACCCATCGATCCTCCTCACGGGCCGTTCCTCCCGCAGCCTCCCGTCCGTCGTCGCTCCCTTCGCCGCGGGAGCTGCCGCTGGTCGCGCCCTCCGACGCCCAAGTTGTCACCGGAGCCGCCCGTCGCGCCTTCAGCCGCAGGTCGCCGCGCCCTTTGCCGCGGGTGTCGTCCGAGCCGCTCATCTTGGAGTCCTCAACCGCCACCGCGCACGCAGGTGAGAGGAGGCGCGACCCTAGCTACAGGTTCCTATTGGGTTGGGTACCGTACTCATGGCTGATGCATGCGGCGGGTTGGGGATTGGGATGTAGGTGGCGCGACGGAGGGGGAGTACGACGAGGTTCTGGGGCAGCTCTCCCTCTCATGCAGAACGTGCGGGCACACACCGGCAACCCACACAACCAGTGGGACCTCATGGACCGCTACCTCCAGGTTCATCCCCTCCTCCTCATGCTCCGCCTGAATCGCGATGAGGGAATGTGTTGTCTGATGCGGGTGAATTTGGTTAGATTCTCGAGCTGGAGGAGGCCATCGCGTGGATGAAGGTCATCCATGTCACCGGGACCAAAGGGAAGGTGAATCACGAGATAACATGTAGTAACTCTCTCCAATTACAATACCAGATGTTGTGTTCTACTATACTGTTCGCCAGTGATGGGGCATTCTAATTTGGTTCTCATATCTAAGCAACTATTGTGCAACAATGAAGTTTTACCAAATCAATATGGTGCTATTTGGCACTGACATGCAGTGTAACCAGTTACAGAGTTCCCCAATCTCTGctttgactgatttgccactgtacaGTTGGTGCCAAGGATTCGAGAAGGTGAACTAATACCAAGAACCATGTCGCCGGATGATTCAGGAAGAGATGGTCCTGATAGTCGAGGTATTTGAGCCTCCCATGTTAACTGTGCTTGGTTATTACATAACATCCATCATATGCAATTGATTATTACATAATCATCACCATTTTGTTAACTATGCTTGGTTCAAACATTCAGATTTCAGTTAAGTATTTTCTCTCTGGAAAGCATGCAAAATAAATATATAAATTGTATTATCTGGACCTTTAATGGCCTTCCTTTATATCCATGCATTTTCTCTTCCGTTCAGTTGTAATTATTTTACCATTTTCTTCTTGAAACAGATAAACGGTGCATTGGGTGAACTTGTTACTACAGAGATTTCCGTATTCAGTCTATCCCATTACTCATTTGCTTCATAAGTTCCTACCATATTGTTTATGTCGATTTATTCTACTCATATTCATAATTCACGCGCCGCTGTCGCCGCCACTTTGAGGCCTTAGCCACCAAGCGGCATCCTTTCCCGTGAGGCTTAATTCAGTACATGCTTCTCTGAATTTTTATAAGATTAATTCAGTATATGTTTCTCTGAATGTTATCCTGCCATGTTGGAATGTATCATTGGAATGCAAGTTAGGATGCTCTCTCTCCGTATGATATACTTTATGTTCTATCACAAATTTGATTTGTTTTAGGTGATGTACATGAATGGTGGCAGATGGTTGAGGATTGAGGGAATGTAGATGCGACTAGCGAGCACTTACTCTGAGGTGCTTTCAGGTCAATGATTGCTTTCTACCCTATGCACACAACATGTCCCTCCCTTTATTTATGATTTGAACAGGATATTGCATGGTGTTCAAGTTCTATTATATTTTATTACTCTATAATTTGGTCCTAAAGATGACACCTTCCAGAATTTGGTTAGTTCTGTTCATGTCATGCTTGCTTCTCTTACACATGATTGTACTTTTTCCCTCGATGTTTTGCTTTCGCAACTTCATTAGAAGCATTATTGTTCTAAAAGTTTCAGCTGTACTGATCATGGCACTTCTTTTTCCTATCTTTGTAGATGATGGATTAATAAGACTGTTTGgacaaaattctgatttttttaacACTTGTTCCATGTGCGAATGTTCTGGGAGCACCAACTCCAACTGCTGACAAGGTGAAGCTTCTTAAGTCACTGCCAAATCTCACCATGTTAAGTAATCGATTTTACTTATCAAAGAAAGACCAAAGAATTGTCCATGATGCCATGTTTTAATTAAGTTTGTTGCATGCCACGAGTTAAAGGGAACATGTTCCTATAGGATAATAGAATGCAATGTTAATAGCCAGGGACTATTTTGAATATTTACATGTAAAGTATCCATCCTTTTTTCTGTATATCTTTTGTGTTTTTTCTTCTAACATCAGCACTTCAGCAAAAGATGTCGTAAACCGTGTAATGTGGCAACACCAAGAAGGCCACCATCAAGgcgaaggtgaaggaaatatgccctagaggcaataataaagttattgtttatttccttatttcatgataaaggtttattattcatgctagaattgtattaaccggaaacataatacatgtgtgaatacatagacaaacagagtgtcactagtatgcctctacttgactagctcgttaatcaaagatggttatgtttcctaacgtagacaaagagttgttatttgattaacgggatcacatcattaggagaatgatgtgattgacttgacccattctgttagcttagcactcgatcatttagtatgttgttattgctttcttcatgacttatacatgttcctatgactatgagattatgcaactcccgtttaccggaggaacactttgtgtgctaccaaacgtcacaacgtaactgggtgattataaaggagctctacaggtgtctccaaaggtacatgttgggttggcgtatttcgagattaggatttgtcactccgattgtcagagaggtatctctgggccctctcgataatgcacatcacctaagccttgcaagcattgcaactaatgagttagttgcgagatgatgtattacagaacgagtaaagagacttgccgataacgagattgaactaggtattgagataccgacgatcgaatctcgggcaagtaacataccgatgacaaagggaacaacgtatgttgttatgcggtctgaccgataaagatcttcgtagaatatgtaggagccaatatgagcatccaggttccgctattggttattgaccagagacgtgtgtcggtcatgtctacattgttctcgaacccgtagggtccgcacgcttaaggtttcgatgatagttatattatgagtttatgagttttgatgtaccgaaggagttcggagtcccggatgagatcagggacatgacgaggagtctcgaaatggtcgagacgtaaagatcgatatattggacgactatattcggacattggaaaggttccgagtgattcgggtattttcggaggtaccggggagttacgggaatacgaggaagaagcaatgggccttagtgggaaggaccaggaggtggcgtgcgcccctcccaagcccagtctgaattggacaagggatttggggtgcggcccctctctcccttccttcccctcttcccccctttccccccttctcctagttggactaggaaaggtgaaaacctactccaactaggagtaggaatcctactcctccttggcgcgcccacaagggccggccggcctcccccttgctcctttatatacgggggcagggggcaccccatagacacaagttgatccacgtgatcatattcttagccgtgtgcggtgcccccttccaccataatcctcgataatattgtagcggtgcttaggcgaagccccgcgacggtagaacatcaagatcatcaccatgccgtcgtgctgacgaaactcttccccgacactttgctggatcggagtccggggatcgtcatcgagctgaacgtgtgctaaaactcggaggtgccgtagtttcggtgcttgatcggtcgggccgtgaagacgtacgactacatcaaccgcgttgtgctaacgcttccgctgtcggtctacaagggtacgtagatcacactcccctctcgttgctatgcatcaccatgatcttgtgtgtgcgtaggaatttttttgaaattactacgttccccaacagtggcatccgagcttaggttttatgtgttgatgttatatgcacgagtagaacataagtgagttgtgggcgatataagtcatacttcttaccagcatgtcatactttggttcggcggtattgttggatgaagcagcccggaccgacattacgcgtacgcttacgcgagaccggttctcccgacgtgctttgcacaaaggtggctagtgggtgacagtttctccaactttagttgaaccgagtgtggctacgcccggtccttgcgaaggttaaaacagcaccaacttgacaaactatcgttgtgattttgatgcgtaggtaagattggttcttgcttaaacccgtagcagccacgtaaaacttgcaacaacaaagtagaggacgtctaacttgtttttgcagggtatgttgtaatgtgatatggtcaagacatgatgctaaattttattgtatgagttgatcatgttttgtaaccaagttatcggcaactggcaggagccatatggttgtcgctttattgtatgcaatgcaatcgcgctgtaatgctttactttatcactaatcggtagcgatagtcgtggaagcataagattggcgagacgacaacgatgctacaatggtgatcaaggtgtcgcgccggtgacgatggtgatcacgacggtgcttcgaagatggagaccaca
This window harbors:
- the LOC119358960 gene encoding peroxidase-like, producing MAASASCISLVVLVALATAASAQLSPTFYDSSCPGALAAIKSAVTAAVSSDPRMGASLLRLHFHDCFVQGCDASVLLSGNEQNAGPNAGSLRGFGVIDGIKAQVEAVCKQTVSCADILAVAARDSVVALGGSSWTVPLGRRDSTGANAGLANSDIPGPGSSRAQLEAAFLKKGLDTVDMVALSGAHTIGRAQCSSFRSRIYGGDTNINAAYAASLRANCPQSGGNGNLAPLDATTPNTFDNAYYTDLLSQKGLMHSDQVLFNGDTTDNTVRNFASNPAAFSSAFTTAMIKMGNIAPLTGAQGQIRFSCSKVNS